A single region of the Triticum dicoccoides isolate Atlit2015 ecotype Zavitan chromosome 2B, WEW_v2.0, whole genome shotgun sequence genome encodes:
- the LOC119362675 gene encoding serine carboxypeptidase II-3, producing the protein MKSTAVALLLLVAVQCLALGSRTAAAAKVRRTRQGDYLNRLRGSPSSRASWESLAAVEEEETTTKATGRTAPAAAAAEAGRKEADRVEALPGQPSGVDFAQYAGYVTVDAAAGRALFYYLAEAVGGNGDGSSSKGKPLLLWLNGGPGCSSLGYGAMEELGPFRVMSDGKTLYRNPYSWNHAANVLFLESPAGVGYSYSNTTADYGRSGDNRTAEDAYLFLANWMERFPEYKGREFYITGESYAGHYVPQLAHAILRHASPAINLKGIMIGNAVINDWTDTKGMYDFFWTHAFISDETAAGIDKNCNFTAAGAGAATSALCDDASDEAGESLRDIDIYNIYAPNCQSEKLVTPPIAPSIDNFDPCTDYYVDAYLNRPDVQKAMHANVTRLDHPWSACSEVLTRWVDSAKTVLPIIRELMKNNIRVWVYSGDTDGRVPVTSSRLSVNQLQLPVAAKWRPWFSSTKGAGEVGGYIVQYKGDLSLVTVRGAGHEVPSYQPRRALVLVQNFLAGKALPDCKECEQD; encoded by the exons ATGAAGAGCACAGCGGTGGCGCTCTTGCTGCTGGTGGCGGTGCAATGTCTCGCGCTGGGGTCTCGCACGGCCGCGGCCGCGAAGGTGCGGCGGACAAGGCAGGGCGACTACCTGAACCGGCTGCGCGGGTCGCCGTCCTCCCGCGCGTCCTGGGAGTCGCTGGCGGccgtggaggaggaggagacgacgaCGAAAGCGACGGGTAGAACCGcgccggcggcggctgcggcggaggCCGGGCGCAAGGAGGCCGACCGCGTGGAGGCGCTGCCCGGGCAGCCGAGCGGCGTGGACTTCGCACAGTACGCCGGGTACGTGACGGTGGACGCGGCGGCCGGGCGCGCGCTGTTCTACTACCTCGCCGAGGCCGTCGGCGGGAACGGCGACGGGTCGTCGTCCAAGGGCAAGCCGCTCCTGCTCTGGCTCAACGGCGGCCCGGGGTGCTCGTCGCTGGGGTACGGCGCCATGGAGGAGCTGGGCCCGTTCCGCGTCATGAGCGACGGCAAGACGCTCTACCGCAACCCCTACTCCTGGAACCACG CGGCGAACGTGCTGTTCCTGGAGAGCCCGGCGGGGGTGGGGTACTCGTACTCGAACACGACGGCGGACTACGGCCGGAGCGGGGACAACCGGACGGCGGAGGACGCGTACCTGTTCCTGGCTAACTGGATGGAGCGCTTCCCGGAGTACAAGGGCCGCGAGTTCTACATCACCGGCGAGAGCTACGCCGGCCACTACGTGCCGCAGCTGGCCCACGCCATCCTCCGCCACGCCTCCCCGGCCATCAACCTCAAAGGCATCATG ATTGGGAACGCGGTGATCAACGACTGGACGGACACCAAGGGCATGTACGACTTCTTCTGGACGCACGCGTTCATCTCCGACGAGACGGCCGCCGGCATCGACAAGAACTGCAACTTCACGGCCGCCGGCGCTGGCGCGGCGACGAGCGCGCTCTGCGACGACGCGTCGGACGAGGCCGGCGAGAGCCTTCGGGACATCGACATCTACAACATCTACGCGCCCAACTGCCAGTCGGAGAAGCTCGTCACGCCCCCCATCGCCCCCTCG ATCGACAACTTTGATCCGTGCACGGACTACTACGTGGACGCGTACCTCAACCGCCCGGACGTGCAGAAGGCGATGCACGCCAACGTCACCCGCCTCGACCACCCCTGGTCGGCCTGCAG TGAAGTCTTGACACGCTGGGTCGACAGCGCCAAAACGGTCCTGCCTATTATCCGGGAGCTGATGAAGAACAACATCAGAGTCTGGGTTTACAG TGGAGACACTGACGGGAGGGTGCCCGTCACTTCCAGTAGGCTCTCTGTCAACCAGCTCCAGCTCCCAGTGGCAGCGAAATGGAGGCCATGGTTCAGCAGCACCAAG ggtgccggagaggtggGTGGATACATTGTGCAGTACAAGGGTGATCTCAGCTTGGTAACTGTCAGAGGAGCAGGCCATGAGGTCCCCAGCTACCAGCCGCGGCGAGCCCTTGTGCTTGTCCAGAATTTCCTCGCAGGCAAAGCTCTCCCTGACTGCAAAGAATGCGAACAAGATTAG